A stretch of Cicer arietinum cultivar CDC Frontier isolate Library 1 chromosome 5, Cicar.CDCFrontier_v2.0, whole genome shotgun sequence DNA encodes these proteins:
- the LOC101502740 gene encoding uncharacterized protein, translated as MHLSSKIKSSMELLLLCLNLLLFHFPFSSSFNFLYHHEERIALLQFKSSLTTMDMDSYYYSCDEPLQKTTTWKNNTNCCSWHGVTCDTSSGYVIHLNLGCEGLKGVIHPNNTIFRLTHLQTLNISYNDFSNSYFHSKFSGFMSLTHLDLSNSYFRGEISPQISHLSKLTSLRLSENYELVWKETTLKRFVQNATNLRELFLYGTDMSTIRTNSIDLIFNQSSSLVTLNLGSTKLIGNFKNNILCLPGIQELDMSSNNGLETQLPEFSCSISLKILDLSECQFQGTIPLSFSNLTHLTSISLFNNLLNGSIPPPLLTLPPLTFLYLYNNKLSGQIPNVFPLSNKFQELFLRNNKIGGELPTSLSNLQHLIRFDLSYNSFSGQIPNVFSGMAKLQELNLGSNNLQGQIPSSLFNLTQLDTLDCSFNKLEGPLPKKITGFQKLIELTLENNLIHGTIPSWCLSLFSMVNLDLSNNRLTGHISAISSHSLEVLYLWGNKLQGNIPESIFNLANLTQLFLSSNNFSGFVNFQLFSNLQNLEYLYLSDNSQLSLNFESNFNFSRLRELGLSSLSLTGIPKLSGKLSNLSYLDLSNNKLNGTVPNWLLETSTSLNLSQNLFTSIDHFSKKLDSIDLSFNLLAGDLSFLSDCNMSSLRILNLANNNLTGTIPQCLANLSSLLILDLQMNNFLGTLPNNFSKDCSLETLNLNDNQLEGHLPISLSNCKNLEVLNLGNNKIQDYFPYWLQTIDVLKVLILKDNKFHGSIANLNINNPFPNLIIFYIAGNNFSGMLPKDLFKNFVAMRSYNGRFHYMSILLGGIDRPISQLSMYYDYVSLATKGIQLKFVKIPTIFVSIDLSRNKFEGEIPNVIGELHGLIGLNLSHNRLTGPIPQSIANLKNLESLDLSSNRLSGVIPLELTNLIYLGTMNLSNNHLVGEIPKGKQFDTFSNGFYEGNLGLCGFPLTMKCGPEKKSSLSSKFWSEDKFGFGWEPVAIGYGCGVVFGIGLGSCMFLMGRPRWLVVLFGGYPKRRVKRRTRVRSTHASTMNQMIQMS; from the coding sequence ATGCATTTATCAAGCAAAATCAAATCATCAATGGAATTGTTGCTTCTTTGTTTAAATCTCTTACTCTTCCATTttccattttcttcttctttcaatTTCTTATACCATCATGAAGAAAGAATTGCTTTGCTTCAATTCAAGTCCTCCCTCACTACTATGGATATGGATTCATATTATTACAGTTGTGATGAACCTCTTCAAAAAACAACTACATGGAAAAACAATACAAATTGTTGTTCATGGCATGGTGTCACGTGTGACACCAGCTCCGGTTATGTGATTCACCTCAACCTTGGTTGTGAAGGTCTTAAAGGTGTAATTCATCCTAACAATACTATTTTTCGTCTTACTCACCTCCAAACACTAAATATTTCTTACAATGATTTCTCAAACTCCTATTTTCATTCTAAGTTTAGTGGATTTATGAGTCTCACACATCTTGATTTGTCTAATAGTTACTTTCGAGGCGAAATTTCTCCTCAAATATCACACCTTTCCAAATTAACATCTCTTCGTCTCTCTGAAAATTATGAGTTAGTTTGGAAAGAAACCACCTTGAAGAGGTTTGTGCAAAATGCAACAAATTTAAGGGAGTTATTTTTGTATGGCACGGATATGTCAACAATAAGAACAAATTCCATAGATTTGATCTTCAATCAGTCTTCCTCTTTGGTTACTCTTAATCTTGGATCAACAAAATTAataggaaatttcaaaaataacattCTATGTTTACCAGGTATTCAAGAGCTAGATATGTCATCTAATAATGGACTTGAAACTCAACTTCCAGAATTTAGTTGCAGCATTTCTCTTAAAATCTTGGATCTCTCTGAATGTCAATTCCAAGGGACAATTCCTCTATCTTTCTCTAACCTCACACATCTTACTTCCATAAGCCTCTTTAACAATCTCCTTAACGGTTCAATTCCACCGCCACTTTTAACTCTTCCACCTCTCACTTTTTTGTATCTCTATAACAATAAACTCAGTGGCCAAATCCCAAATGTATTTCCCTTGTCAAACAAATTTCAAGAATTATTTTTGAGGAATAACAAAATTGGAGGTGAACTTCCAACATCACTTTCAAACCTTCAACATCTCATTCGCTTCGATCTTTCATATAATTCATTTAGCGGGCAAATTCCAAATGTGTTTAGTGGAATGGCCAAATTGCAAGAACTCAATCTAGGTTCAAACAATTTACAAGGACAAATTCCATCTTCATTATTTAACTTGACTCAACTTGATACATTAGAttgttcttttaataaattagagGGTCCTCTACCCAAAAAAATTACAGGGTTCCAAAAGTTAATTGAATTGACTTTAGAAAACAACTTGATACATGGAACCATTCCTTCATGGTGTTTATCTTTGTTTTCTATGGTAAATTTAGATCTATCAAATAATCGACTAACAGGGCATATCAGTGCAATCTCATCACATTCCTTAGAGGTGCTATATCTATGGGGCAACAAACTACAAGGAAATATTCCAGAATCAATCTTCAACCTTGCAAACCTAACTCAACTATTTCTATCATCAAACAACTTTAGTGGTTTTGTCAATTTTCAACTCTTCTCAAATCTTCAAAATCTTGAATATCTGTACCTTTCAGATAATAGCCAATTGTCATTGAACTTTGAATCCAATTTCAATTTCTCTCGACTAAGAGAATTGGGTTTGTCTTCTTTGAGTTTAACTGGAATACCCAAATTATCAGGAAAACTTTCGAATTTGTCATATCTTGATCTGTCCAATAACAAACTTAATGGAACAGTGCCTAATTGGTTGCTTGAAACATCAACGTCTTTGAACCTCTCTCAAAACTTGTTCACTTCAATAGACCACTTCTCAAAGAAGCTTGATTCTATTGATCTTAGTTTCAACCTATTGGCTGGTGACCTATCTTTTTTGTCAGATTGCAATATGAGTTCACTTCGAATACTCAACTTGGCAAACAACAATTTGACAGGTACCATTCCACAATGTCTTGCTAATTTATCATCCCTTCTAATTTTGGATCTACAAATGAACAATTTTCTTGGCACTTTGCCAAATAACTTTTCAAAGGACTGTTCTCTTGAAACTTTGAATCTCAATGACAATCAATTAGAAGGCCATTTGCCTATATCTTTGTCCAACTGCAAAAACTTGGAAGTTTTAAACCTTGGCAACAACAAAATACAAGATTATTTTCCATATTGGCTTCAAACTATAGATGTTTTGAAAGTGCTGATTTTGAAAGACAATAAATTTCATGGTTCCATTGCTAATCTAAACATCAACAATCCATTTccaaatttaatcattttttatatcgCCGGTAATAATTTTAGCGGTATGTTACCAAAAGACCTTTTCAAAAATTTTGTAGCCATGAGGAGTTATAATGGCAGATTCCATTACATGTCAATTTTATTGGGTGGTATCGACAGACCAATTTCTCAACTAAGCATGTACTATGATTATGTGTCTTTGGCAACAAAAGGGATCCAATTGAAATTtgtgaaaattccaacaatctTTGTAAGCATTGATTTGTCAAGAAATAAATTTGAAGGAGAGATTCCAAATGTCATTGGAGAGCTTCATGGACTCATAGGGCTTAACCTTTCCCATAACAGACTCACTGGTCCTATTCCTCAATCCATAGCAAACTTGAAAAACTTGGAATCATTGGATCTTTCCTCAAATAGGCTTAGTGGTGTGATTCCTTTAGAATTAACCAATTTAATTTATCTTGGAACCATGAATCTTTCTAATAACCATCTTGTGGGAGAAATACCTAAAGGAAAACAATTTGACACATTTTCAAATGGTTTCTATGAAGGAAACTTGGGGTTATGTGGATTTCCTTTGACAATGAAATGTGGACCTGAAAAAAAATCTTCACTTTCATCAAAGTTTTGGAGTGAAGATAAATTTGGATTTGGATGGGAACCAGTGGCAATTGGATATGGATGTGGAGTGGTGTTTGGAATAGGGCTTGGAAGTTGTATGTTTTTAATGGGAAGGCCTAGATGGCTTGTGGTGTTGTTTGGTGGCTATCCTAAGAGAAGAGTGAAAAGGAGAACAAGAGTGAGGAGTACTCATGCTTCAACCATGAATCAGATGATTCAAATGTCatag